The Canis lupus familiaris isolate Mischka breed German Shepherd chromosome 27, alternate assembly UU_Cfam_GSD_1.0, whole genome shotgun sequence genome window below encodes:
- the LOC486582 gene encoding olfactory receptor 8S1: MNNFTFFTEFILLGLSADCHVQTLLFVLFLGIYLLTLMGNLVMILVIRGDSHLHIPMYFFLGHLSFLDICFSSVTMPKMLQNFLSEKKSISVWGCITQSFFFLLSGCAEASLLSAMAYDRYAAVCYPLLYTMVMNRSLCIVMVSAAWVMGFLNSLVNNLFIHKLHFCGSNVISHFCCELPSLFPLSCTDPTANKFLLSGSSAFLGLLTLPLILFSYSRIISAILNIRSSEGQAKAFSTCSSHLTVVLLFYGTALFRYISPASGSVLERVVSIQYSVITSLVNPLIYSLKNQEVKAALQRLLRQ; encoded by the coding sequence ATGAACAACTTCACTTTCTTCACTGAGTTCATCCTCCTTGGGCTGTCTGCTGACTGCCACGTCCAGACTCTGCTCTTTGTGCTGTTTCTGGGAATTTACCTCCTGACTCTGATGGGGAATCTGGTGATGATCCTCGTGATCAGGGGGGATTCTCACCTCCATATccccatgtattttttccttgGACACCTGTCCTTCCTAGATATCTGCTTCTCCTCAGTTACTATGCCCAAAATGCTGCAGAACTTCCTGTCTGAGAAGAAAAGCATCTCGGTCTGGGGCTGCATCAcccagagtttcttttttcttctctctgggtGTGCTGAAGCCAGTCTTCTCTCTgccatggcctatgaccgctatgctGCTGTCTGCTACCCTCTGCTCTATACCATGGTCATGAACAGATCTCTTTGCATAGTAATGGTTAGTGCAGCATGGGTGATGGGGTTTCTGAACTCACTAGTGAATAATCTTTTCATCCACAAGTTACATTTTTGTGGGTCCAATGTCATCTCCCACTTCTGCTGCGAGCTACCCTCACTCTTCCCTCTGTCATGTACTGATCCCACTGCCAACAAATTCCTTCTGTCAGGGTCCAGTGCATTTCTGGGACTGCTGACACTTCCCCTGATCCTCTTCTCTTACTCCAGAATCATTTCTGCCATTCTGAACATCCGCTCCTCTGAGGGCCAAGCcaaagccttctccacctgctcctcccacctcacCGTGGTACTCTTGTTCTATGGGACAGCTCTATTCAGGTACatcagccctgcctcaggctcggTGTTGGAGCGAGTGGTCTCCATTCAGTACAGTGTGATCACATCTTTGGTGAACCCCCTCATCTACAGTCTCAAGAACCAAGAGGTGAAGGCAGCTCTGCAGAGGCTGCTGAGGCAATAA